The genomic interval CAAAAAGTAAGCCACAACagggttatatatatatatatatatatatatatatatatatatatataaatataaaaagaaaaaacgggagtttgttttgctgtgttgtgAAAAGCTCACTTCATAAAAGTGATAAAATACATGTGTGCTTTGCTTTGTCGATTGTCCACAGAGTTTGATAGATTTTTCCTCTCTTCCATTTGAGTTGCCAACAACTGTGACACCACAATTAGAACCTTAGAACCCcctgataaataaacaaataaataaatgagtaaataaataagtgaataaatgtttttccttttttgctaATCTAATCTAAATTGTTTATGGTGTTTTCAATAAGTGTCACTGATCGAGCAGAGTTATTTAGATAATTGTTACATTTTTGTGCTCTATTCTTAAACCATTTGGCGATTGTTTTGGTTGAATTTGataaattaattttaataaaTTACTAAATATGTAAACACTGCTGATTTGCTGGTTGTTTTGAATGTGAAGACGGCGTGCATTGTGCTAATAAATATACgccatttttgcattttgtttgggCCTGAACGAACAGATCATCACTAAAAGCATTTGTTGTTGCTACTATGGAGGATATTCAAGGTCTCGCCAATTTGGGTGAATTGAAAGAATTGGTTATCTGGAAGATGGAAGGGATTGCTAGAAACAAAGGAGCAAATGGTACAGAAGTCAGAAAAGAAATTGAGAAGATGTGGGCAAAGTGGGAAGATAAGGGATTGATTGCCAGCTGTCCAACTGCTCCACTGCCGAAGCTCGCAtcaattttgtgtatttctgcGCTGGCTaaaggagagtacaatgaagtTAAAGCTGACtgggaaagaagaggaaaacacagatggGGAAAAAGAACCGTGGAGCAGAAAAGAGTCAAAGCTGAAACAACAATGCCTGATCCGCCCCATCCTACTATGAAAAACAGCCTGACAGAGCGCACTCAGGCTCAATTCTCCAGTGGAGCAACAGCTGTTCCCCAAGACGCAGGAAGAATGGACAGCATCCAGAGTGGATCACCGATGTCCTGtcttggtgctgctgctgcccgaCACAGGTCGACAAAGTCCAATGTTCCCTACACCACTGATCTTATGGGAATCCCCATACCCCAAACGAGTCAAACCCAACTTCCTATTCACAGATCACCTAatatcaaattattattttctttaaataataaataatttaaacgAGTGACATAAATGAATCAGTAATTCAAGACAAGATGATTCTGATGTCATGATCAATATACCTAACTACaactgctgtgtctgccagcaTTTGAGTCATTCACATGAACTAGACACCCTGAAATCCAAGTCTTTGCGTGAAGTCACTACGTCAATAAATCAAAAAGTAAAAGGCTATTAATCTGAACAAATTTAGGTATTGCTCTTCTCCAGCTGGCCATCCCAAAAATGCACCAGAAGGAAAATCAGGAATACAGGAAATCACATCTACCAAATTTAGAATTTTCTGAGGGCCGACCTGCAGGCTTATTGAAAAGCCCTCAGTTTCCCGTAAGTGTTTACTGTCACTTACTCACTCCAACAGAAACTTATCAACCTTATCAATATAACCACATGATATCAGCAGCCAGCAGCGTTCGGTTACATCCGCTGCCATTAATGTAACTGAACCTCATAAGTGGTCAAACTTTCACTTTCTCCTGCTGTCTTGTATTCATACAGCCTGGTGTTTTCACTCCAGCAGCTGAGCTCAGTGCACCCAGCACACAACTTCTCCTGTTAACAACGCGACTTCGTTCAGGTAAGTAATCCATCACGTGAGATTTAATCTCAACTAAATGTATACATGCCAGTGCTGAAGGCATCTTTCTTTTGAGCTatagacaccattccaactttataatgtataaatattttggtgataactgttacagttttttcaaaaattgcaGGGGTTTTGGAGGCGTTTTCCAGCTCTGCTCCTGTTCCACCATGTGtccagccattttaagctctttctgccttttctccttttcaaccttttttcacctcttcaagctctttcatccctctttctctacagcttttttgccttttcagcctttattcacctttttaagctcgttcagccctcttactctacagcttttcagcctttttagatattcatctttctgccttttcagcttcttcaaacattcaactacATTTTCAgcaatcaaaatgttcaactttttcaactctttCAGCCCCCTTTCAGCCCTCTTTAGCTTTTCTGCCTTGTTCAgcaatcaaaatgttcaactttttcaactctttcagccctctttaGCTTTTCTGCCTTGTCAGGTTCTTAAAATaatcatctttctgccttttcagctcctTAAAACAATCAATTttatgttcagctatcaaaatgttcaaccaTTTTTagctctttttaaaatattcatccttCTGCAGAaggcattcacactattgttcttctggaatttatcaaaattattagtgtgaatgctgaaggcacactattgttcttcttccgtacgtttttcagCACCTTTCTACTCCTAGAAATTTTGAGAAACAGAAACCATTCAAATGTGCAGCTTTTTGAGGACATTAtggctattacttttggcttttctatctatcatacttttggaaatattcaactttttCTGCAATattttgcccattcatccttatgggggatttttcaaatttcattctgctataacttcagcatgcGTTCAGCTATTGAAACTgttcaactattaaaatgttcagctttttcagcgtATTCAATATTCAACTTTCAGGCATTTTTAATCctttcaaatattcatatttatgttCAACTCtagaaatgttcaactttttaagCCGATTCAGTCCATTACTTTttagcctttctgcctttttagttctttcaaatattcatctttctgcattttcagctttttcatactttcagctttatattcagctagataaactgttcagctatcaaagtGTTCacctttgttagcccattcaaCCTATTAcgtttaagcctttctgccttttcagctttttctgcaaattcccaGCCATTCAacctatagttttatgcattttcagcagtacattcagcagatttacGAAATCGCTTCATTTTTTAGCATTcccactgtattttcgcaggaaatgcatATTTTTGTAGTTTATACTTATTTCCCTCAATGAATAGCTTGGTTATTCATTTatggaaaatgtatatttgGAGTATATTATCTAGTTCATATATATCTGTcccaaatgattatttttcgATCTATCTAGCGATTTTTTCGATTACACGACTAATCTTAAGATTAATTtaatgttacatgaccaaatTCAGTCACATTTGGTGGTGTTAAAGGTACTTTGCACTCATTTGACAGGGGCTGCGGGGCAACATCAGACCAATCCAACAACCAAcgatgtttttaaatgtggaaaaagtctctgataacaacaacaactacaaagaaCACATTTTAGTGATGTGATACTCTTATAATGATAAGAGTGATAAGTGATAATCTTTGCATAAAATGTTCACTGAAAAATCAGAAGGCTATTTTATCCATAATACCTTTTTTGTCCACCTGAAGCTATAGTTGAGACTGTTCGAAAGCTAATCTTATAATAATTAAATTCCCATCTGTAAACTATCCAGCGTATAATTCCCACACCCCACCTCGCCACCACCATCCTGGTGTGATCCTGCTATTGCAGTTAGAAGTGGCagtcatacatttaaaacaatgcTCTTAATTAGGTtttattacacaaaaaaaagttttggtcTAGAGAAGAACATATTTCTTCTCTCCTGCCTGgtcttttcaacatttttgttacaTAATAGAAAGTAATATGTCTTTATGTCTACAGGATGAGATGGAGAGATTCTGCTGCGATTCTGCGTGTCACGGCACAGTCCTGCATTTCCTCCTGGTCTCAGTGGACCCCCTTCTCACTTACTTTCTCTGCTTGTTCTTCTTCCTACAGCTCTGTGAGTCTCCCTATGGGTGAAGCACTTATTTTGACATTGTGATCAGGCCCAGAGGCTGTGCTTCTAACAGCCTTTATCCCCACGTCCAGTATCATAATGGGGGAGGTAGTCCAAATGCACTTCACCACGGTGGACTATGTCATCTTTGCCTTGCTGCTGGCGGCCTCAACTGGCATCGGCCTCTTTTATGCCTTCTCCGGTGGGCGCCAGCGCACAACACAGGTAGACTTTGGGGTTTagacaaaataaagatttaatttcCATTTAATTCCTGAGAGTACTAATCTTAGATTCATTCTTAAGGGTCAAATCCAAactcaattaaaacaaaaaacaaaacaaaaaaactaattgaAAAGAACAGAGTTTCCTCTGTCCCTCAAATGTTTGACACCAATTATATGTTATAGGAGTTCCTGATGGCCGACCGATCCATGAGCTGCCTGCCAGTGTCCCTGTCACTGCTGGCCACTTTCCAGTCGGCTGTTGCTATCCTTGGTACTCCGTCTGAGGTGTACACCTTTGGGACTCAGTACTGGTTCTTGGGCTGCTCCTTCTTCTTGGGCCTTCTCATCCCAGCTCATGTTTTCATACCAGTCTTCTACAGACTGCGGCTGTCTAGCGCATATGAGGTACACACATCATGGACACATAGTTTGATGTGACTGTACCATTGTGGTAGATTGTTAATTTTTCTTAACTGTGAtatccttttttctgtttttcacccTGTCGAGCTCTGAGATCACACTTGAGAAAGGCAACAGTTTTAATGTTCTTATCTGTCCTCTTATCTGCATGTCCTTCTGTTAATGttcaacagaaataaatgttctTTTCTCAGGACTGAGCATCTTTAAAGGGTCTTTATCTGCAGTCAGACTTTTCATAAGCCTCTATGACGATGCTGTAGTAATGTACTGTGAACAAACTTGATAATGTGAACCTAAACTGCTCATGAGAATAAACATCCTCAGCACTGCATATTACAGAATGACACTGAGATGATATTTTAATCAgccttttgattttcttttttctttttcttccccatGGACATTCCCTCCCCTCAACAGTATCTGGAGCTGCGCTTCAACAGGACGGTTCGCATATGTGGAACAGTGACATTCATCTTTCAGATGGTATCTTTGTTGTACTTTCTTTGTATATTAGTGTTTATTATTAGTTTACAGCTCAGCCAAGGCCTTAAGTGTTTACACCCAGTGCTGTCAAGAGCACAGCGTCACCTCCATGTGTAGATACACACTTCTTTCTGCGCAGTTAGACGGTGTAGTTTGGTAGAAAGACAGTGGTACCTCTCTGAAACTGCTCCCAGAAAGTTCAAaagattatcttgagtaaccagaTCGTGATTTATGTTTCTAAGCAATTTAAGCACCACAAGCCAAgagccatctagttccattatattgtagagaaagcagacatctctacagccaatatctccaaaactcagtaACTCACACCAAACAATCTATAAGGATAAATAGCACTATAAGTAGGAGGAAAAATGTGTACTTCTGGGGTGAAGTATTCCTTTAATTGTTTGACAGAGAAAATGATGTGGATCATTTTTATTGCAAGTAGTCGGCAACTCGAGTCACTGGTAAGACATTAAGTAAAAAAGTATCTACAATAAATTGCAATAACAAGCCAATGAAACAAGTTTATTGGGGAGCAGTGCTTCGTTATACATGGGAGAAATCTCTACCCCTGTCAGTTTGGTATTTATCCTTAGATATTTTTTGTCTCAAGACCTCAACAGTTATTTGATTAGAAATCAACAATATTTTTGTCTATGGAGTCATGGCCAGATGTACAACAGCAGTTGACTTTTTAGAAATAACATTCATTGGCCAGTTTTATTGCAGCCTGACTGAAACATTGGCCCTGGAAAGGTTATATTGACCctcttaaaatgtcttttatggTTTGTGTTTCCTTCTTATGAGGTTAAAAGCTTCTATACTTTCTCCAATAAAAGCAATCAGTGTTCAGTAATGTCATCAACTCATTACTTAACAAAAACAGATCAGTGCAACAGTGAATTCTGAATGATGATGGATACCTCAAATGGCTGAGACCCATACTGGGGGGTAAAAAAAATTCCGATAACCGATATATCAGATTGAATtttgaatacaaaaaaattaaGTTATATGGGGAATTTTGAAACTCTGACATCAAGCATTTTTTTAACTACAAGCGAGGTCAGGTCCTAATACTAGGGTCAACCGTATGTTTCTGAAAATGATGCTTCTGAAGTCAAAGAAGGTTTTATAGTAGAGTATTACCTGACACACGTTAGTCTGTTATCGCCAAATTGTGACCTGAGTTCAGTTCTGCTTTGGTGAGTCAGCCTATcctgcaatatttttttctcttcttctgcaggTCATTTATATGGGGGTAGTCCTGTATGCTCCAGCCTTAGCACTCAATGCAGGTAAGAGTAGCATATTTTACAACAGGACCCCATCACACCACATCTTACACCAACAGGAGCCCACAGTTATTCATTGTATTAAATACAGCGCCAATTGTAGTTGTATATAGTTGACCTGCGTAACTGAGTAACCTGTTCCATCGTTTATTAACCCTCTTGCTCCATTTACTTGTAGTGACGGGTTTTGACCTATGGGGCGCAGTGCTGGCCGTGGGATTGGTGTGCACTTTATACACTGCTCTGGTGAGTCCTTATATCTTCTCCAATCTAGAGttaatttcacaaaaacaaacgtttttcttcatcaaatcaaaacTAAACAGTATCAGAGAATAAAAGGAGGTTATAGTACTCAGGAGGTTCCGTAAGTTGACAGCAGGATCATTACAACCCTGGACAACAAAATATCCACCTGAACTTGACTTGAAATATTCCCAAAAACCTTTTTTATCACTTTTTCTTTCATCCTCATCTCCGTTATTTGTACTatttttaacaataaatgtTACTCATTTGATCTGTTGTCAGTATGTGAAGGCACTGATCCATGCATAACTTTACAGATATGTTTCAATGTCGAGTACGACGGACTGAAAATTAATCCCTTACACCTGTTCCAGGGGGGTCTGAAGGCGGTGATCTGGACTGATGTGTTCCAGACTGTGGTGATGTTTGCAGGCCAGACCGCAGTCATCGTGGTTGGGGCCAGCCAGGCAGGAGGCATGGGAGAGGTGTGGAGGAAAGCAGTCAATGGCAGCCGCATTGCTGGTCTAGAGTAAGAAGTAGTAATAATTGAtacttttacatgttttaattgGTATTAAAAGAGAATGTTGCTATGAAACCCTTTTTGAAATCATTACTTAATGTTcatccccgcgaccctcacggataagcggaaagaaaacagaacggAACTTAATGTtcatattgttttcatttttcttcctgTGTAGCCTGAACCCCGACCCTCTGGAGCGCCACACCTTCTGGACGCTCGGTGTGGGGGGAGTCTTCCTGATGCTGGCTCTGTATGGGGTCAACCAGGCCCAGGTCCAGAGATACCTCAGTTCTCGCACAGAGAAAGACGCCATCATGTGAGTACCACCAATGTCTCACAACATGCTTGGCTAAGCATAGCGGTTTTTAAAAGAACATGGTGCAAGGATTGTACTGTCAATGATAACCcttattaaaggtcccatatcattgCAAGGGAGATTatcttgtcattttttattaaagagATGGTTTCTATACTACGGAATCAAAATGctcagaaatacagaaaaatacataCGCTTGTATTCAGGAGCTCCCTGTAGCAGGccatcattttttattaaagagATGGTTTCTATACTACGGAATCAAAATGCtcagaaatacagaaaatacataCGCTTGTATTCAGGAGCTCCCTGTAGGCAGCCATCAGGACTTACGTTACGTTTTGTGactgatgtcacaactatacagtcaccgCTCTTAGCCATGACCCCAGCAGCAACATGGTTGCAAAAACTGTGCAGCGCTGATGCTAAAACACAGTGGGcagtgcctgctcaggcctgtgtgagCTGACTAACCAGAGCACACTCAACGCTCAATTTTAGTTCCTGTGTCATAAAACCCACTCTGGAAAAGACCAGACAGAGGGAGAACAGAGGCAGTGCAGCAATggacagtttgaaaacaaatgGTTTCTTGAACATAAGCATGTGAAAGTGTTCTTGTGAATTTTCAAGATGCGCATAATATGGTTAAAAAACACTTGAATGTTAATCTGCAGGTGTAAtcttaaaaacagattttaataggctttccattttatttacaaaactGTCATGGTTTTCAGTATTCTACAACATTTGCattgttttcttcatttgttacttttcatattttcctttttataatGCTGGCCATCTTGTGCCCATTATTGACAGTGTTTGTATCTGTGGAAACTTTATAACCATGTTTGTCTTCACATCTCATGTCCCTCTAGGTCCTGTTATGTAGTTTTCCCGTGCCAGCAGATAGTCTTGTGTTTGGGCTGTTTGATGGGTCTGGTTATGTTTGCTCGCTATGGAGAGGACAGCCCTTTGGACAAAGGCTATGTCCAAACTAATGATCAGGTAAACACTAATTGCCTTTCATGATTCCCCAGATTGTAGTAAATTTACAGTGTTTTTGCTGTTCCTTGGTCTGGAGGTGCATCCTAACGTTTGGTTCGTTGGTGCAGATGGTGCTATACTTTGTGATGGATGTGTTCAGGGATCTGCCCGGGCTCCCAGGACTGTTTGTGGCCTGTCTCTTCAGTGGAGCTCTCAGGTAAAGAACAGAGTTAGGAGTAAATACTGTTGAATACTTGCATGTTGTTGGTTCACTGTCAGTCAATAGGTAATTGGTTACAACCCGGGATGATATAACAGTGAAGCTCATACGGAACATGTCCAACTTCTGCGAGGTATTTCAAAGgagattccttttttttgtattttataatcCTTGGCTTCATCCAAGTAAATccttaaagaataaaaataacatacCTGGTTGACAGGCTAGATTATTCTATGTGGTACtgtttaaactgtttaaaaatgtaattttgtacagacatgttgtagtgattttattttatgcatTGTAATTGATTATAATTGATTATTTTACCCcatattttttttgcatagAACCCACTCTATATTTCAGAAATTTTAGGGAGTGCACTCTGCAATCTCAAAAGCAAGTCTTTCCTTGATATAGCCCTTTTACTTAAGCTTTCAAGAAGTAAGTGTGCTGATTCAGTCCTATAGCACACTGATGACCAAACCAGGGTGCAGTTACTACAAAGCCAAAGTGTActtcctgtgtgttttgtagtAGTACATTTCAAAACTTTTATAGAAataaacacaccacaaagacagcCACCTTGCTAACCAGCTTTCACATTATGTGCCTGCATGAgaggaaatacattttcataacACAAGGTGGCGGCAgtctttatttgtcattttaaaaagaaaccaGGAGACTCAGGAATGCAAATATAGAAACTGTTGTTATGATAAAGCAGCTTTTTCTTGACATCAGTCTTGCTAATATAGCCACTTATAAGAGAACACGAGAATGTGTCTGATAAAAGGTGCAAATGGCACTGGTGAAGAGGTGGAGgcaaaaaataagaaagaaaaaaacattagatGGGTGACATTATGGATACAACATGGAAACCGGCTCAGGAGgctttccctttcctttcccATATCTCTTAATAATCTTGGACTGATTTGCttagctgaacagccaatcagaaggaTTTCTCTCACTGTTGGACTCACTGCTGTAGGTTCATCGGGCCTTGTCGGCTGTAATGCCACCAACTTCTGGCCTACTAGTGCCAACAGTGTGGGAAACACAAATCGAGAACTAGGTCCACAGTTGCTCACTGTTTGCCAATTATTGGCCACTGACTGACCACTAGCCTGGTGAGTCAGGGCCCTTACAGATCCCAGTAATTCATTCAATCCAACTTTTCTGTCTTCGTCCAGCACCATCTCCTCAGCCTTTAACTCCCTTGCAACAGTTACCATGGAGGACCTGATTAGACCTTATTTTCCAAACATGACTGAAGCTAAAGCCACTCTACTGTCCAAGGGACTTGGTAAGACaagtgcttttattgttttcccTTTTCAATGCATTTTATATATTTGGGAGGTGTATATTACAGTTGGCAGTAAGTTGTTCGGATGACCTCTAAATATTTCTTTGTCATCTGCTTGGTCACACAGCGTTGGTCTACGGCCTGGTGTGTCTGGCTATGGCCTACATTGCCTCTCGAATGGGATCTGTGCTGCAGGTAAGGAACTCGTTGCTCATGCTccaaaagtgtttttaattgGAGCAGTCACACATAAAATGTGTCTTCTGTC from Sparus aurata chromosome 7, fSpaAur1.1, whole genome shotgun sequence carries:
- the LOC115584370 gene encoding sodium-dependent multivitamin transporter-like, with translation MGEVVQMHFTTVDYVIFALLLAASTGIGLFYAFSGGRQRTTQEFLMADRSMSCLPVSLSLLATFQSAVAILGTPSEVYTFGTQYWFLGCSFFLGLLIPAHVFIPVFYRLRLSSAYEYLELRFNRTVRICGTVTFIFQMVIYMGVVLYAPALALNAVTGFDLWGAVLAVGLVCTLYTALGGLKAVIWTDVFQTVVMFAGQTAVIVVGASQAGGMGEVWRKAVNGSRIAGLDLNPDPLERHTFWTLGVGGVFLMLALYGVNQAQVQRYLSSRTEKDAIMSCYVVFPCQQIVLCLGCLMGLVMFARYGEDSPLDKGYVQTNDQMVLYFVMDVFRDLPGLPGLFVACLFSGALSTISSAFNSLATVTMEDLIRPYFPNMTEAKATLLSKGLALVYGLVCLAMAYIASRMGSVLQAAFSIFGMVGGPLLGVFCLGMFFPWANPTGAVVGLVAGLAMAFWIGIGSFVMRMSGPTSLPQLNATASPLFDNMTTSVMTTLVTAKPRPTGVEALYSLSYLWYSAHNSTTVVVVGLIVSLLTGPMKEKELTPGTVFPVLGMLLFFLPERNREKLCCITPLAQEPKENTEPYQTATEDSNGAAFCKEDTVTEDKVMERDRVLTEDEDLEAGVVPSCQLTPHTVQETAM